A portion of the Paenibacillus sp. PvR098 genome contains these proteins:
- a CDS encoding spore gernimation protein GerPD — protein sequence MILKVENNALNVGSVKVTAVASSSILLIGDTQVITLSSVFDTPPESLIIGPLEPLSPEE from the coding sequence ATGATTCTAAAGGTAGAAAATAATGCACTGAACGTCGGGAGTGTGAAAGTGACAGCTGTGGCCAGTTCCTCCATACTTCTCATTGGCGACACACAGGTAATCACTTTGTCCAGTGTGTTCGATACCCCGCCGGAGTCGCTCATTATCGGACCTCTTGAACCATTGTCTCCAGAGGAATAA
- a CDS encoding glycine zipper 2TM domain-containing protein, with protein sequence MTEKNNNRNGAGDRNTTDTAGIDTGEAVGTVGGATAGAVVGSLLGPLGTVAGGIVGAALGNEMGEGIGGANNNAKNARDAGGNGGATTPDQKE encoded by the coding sequence ATGACTGAAAAAAACAATAATCGGAACGGTGCTGGTGATCGCAACACGACCGATACGGCTGGCATCGACACCGGTGAAGCTGTGGGAACCGTAGGCGGTGCAACCGCAGGCGCTGTTGTGGGTTCCCTTTTGGGACCGCTTGGCACTGTTGCAGGTGGCATCGTCGGCGCAGCGTTGGGCAACGAAATGGGTGAGGGTATCGGGGGTGCCAATAACAACGCGAAAAACGCGCGTGATGCTGGAGGTAACGGCGGCGCCACAACACCGGATCAAAAAGAATAA
- a CDS encoding PilZ domain-containing protein, translating to MSVNNKRSFFRVEFQHPLCAELKIIDYEVIDPESKIVKAALVNLSAGGARFYTASPLPEEDHLLVELKFTAMGKEYKPVGTIARSILPEEGHYEYSAQFSLDETDTAALTGMLNQMSVKLRKTPVLTGCSFCTDEDLIGFKPL from the coding sequence ATGAGTGTCAATAACAAGCGCAGCTTTTTTCGTGTAGAATTTCAGCACCCTCTATGCGCCGAATTAAAGATCATTGATTACGAAGTGATCGATCCCGAATCCAAAATCGTCAAAGCCGCGCTGGTTAACCTAAGCGCAGGCGGAGCGCGATTCTATACCGCATCACCGCTGCCGGAAGAGGACCATCTTCTCGTCGAGCTAAAATTTACCGCCATGGGCAAAGAATACAAACCAGTCGGTACCATCGCCCGCTCTATTTTGCCGGAAGAGGGGCATTATGAGTACAGCGCACAATTTTCATTGGATGAGACGGATACCGCTGCCTTAACCGGCATGCTGAACCAAATGTCCGTCAAGCTTCGGAAAACCCCCGTACTCACCGGATGCAGCTTTTGTACGGACGAAGATTTGATTGGATTCAAGCCCTTATGA
- a CDS encoding spore germination protein, with the protein MPSIIFAPIKVTSNSGELVFGDVLQITPKSTSKANAGSGGSNTGDFSATFSLISLTNTVDPDIADSNNAGNN; encoded by the coding sequence ATGCCTTCGATTATTTTTGCGCCCATCAAAGTAACCAGCAACTCTGGAGAGCTGGTGTTTGGCGACGTGCTCCAAATTACGCCGAAAAGCACATCCAAAGCGAATGCAGGGTCCGGAGGAAGCAATACCGGTGATTTCAGCGCCACGTTCTCGCTCATCAGTCTTACGAATACAGTCGATCCAGATATAGCCGATTCGAACAATGCAGGCAACAATTAG
- a CDS encoding divergent PAP2 family protein, which produces MNRALWTSIAAIGTAQALKISARVRAKEHWAWRDLFRTGGMPSSHSAGAVSLATYIGLKKGSSSISFALASLLSLVVMYDAMGIRRHAGLIAMEVNLLEETVVKLTEQHPPHVHQQRGEDLEERLGHLPKEVLGGALLGVLIGCLGYATESGRTGRFENGFKFIRKSLTGLV; this is translated from the coding sequence ATGAACCGGGCGTTATGGACGTCCATTGCAGCTATAGGTACGGCTCAAGCGTTGAAAATATCGGCCAGGGTTAGGGCGAAGGAGCACTGGGCGTGGAGAGACCTGTTTCGTACGGGCGGTATGCCGAGCTCCCATTCCGCTGGAGCCGTCTCTTTGGCCACCTATATCGGTTTGAAGAAAGGCAGTTCCTCTATTTCGTTTGCGCTAGCGTCGCTGCTCAGTCTGGTTGTAATGTATGATGCGATGGGGATTCGTCGACACGCAGGGCTTATTGCCATGGAAGTGAATCTGTTGGAAGAAACCGTAGTCAAGCTGACGGAGCAGCATCCTCCTCATGTACATCAGCAGCGGGGAGAAGACCTGGAAGAACGTTTAGGCCATCTCCCCAAGGAAGTACTGGGCGGGGCGCTCCTAGGGGTCTTAATCGGATGTCTCGGCTACGCAACGGAGTCCGGGCGGACAGGGCGGTTTGAGAATGGGTTCAAGTTTATACGGAAATCCTTGACCGGTTTGGTGTGA
- a CDS encoding 2'-5' RNA ligase family protein, which yields MFYGIAVFPPTEIGEFADLYRRRYDPHYPLIKPHLTLRDKEAWDNEQLVGVISQLERAAEEVDPFELNFNRFSTFYPVNHVIYMALANPGPMVDLRNRICTELLSDNEKPYSYTPHVTVAQQLGTDELHDVLSSLRNTSLSLECTIDRFSLLRQEPNGSWSPIREFSLL from the coding sequence ATGTTCTATGGCATCGCTGTCTTTCCACCAACCGAAATCGGAGAATTCGCGGACCTTTACCGCAGAAGGTACGATCCCCATTACCCGTTGATTAAACCCCATCTTACGCTGCGTGATAAAGAAGCTTGGGACAATGAGCAGCTGGTTGGAGTCATTAGCCAATTGGAGCGTGCAGCAGAAGAGGTCGATCCGTTCGAGCTGAATTTCAACCGATTCTCTACCTTTTATCCCGTTAACCATGTCATTTATATGGCTCTGGCCAATCCAGGTCCCATGGTGGATCTGAGAAACCGGATTTGTACGGAATTATTATCCGACAACGAAAAACCTTACAGTTATACGCCGCATGTAACGGTTGCTCAGCAGCTTGGAACCGACGAGCTGCACGACGTGCTCTCCAGCTTAAGAAATACATCGCTGAGCCTGGAGTGCACCATCGACCGGTTCTCCCTGCTGCGGCAGGAACCGAACGGCTCATGGAGCCCCATAAGAGAATTCTCCTTACTGTAA
- a CDS encoding DUF1811 family protein, producing MKKLFSQMTPEELQTEMKLLQSEMQRVEFPSQRSVLERKYFAAMAYTLNPADYPPGLYKVDGVQLPFEVHYVNGIMAWGKLGQEPDASFPISMLARLS from the coding sequence ATGAAAAAGCTGTTTAGTCAAATGACGCCGGAGGAGCTTCAGACGGAAATGAAACTGCTTCAATCGGAGATGCAGCGGGTCGAGTTCCCGAGTCAGCGATCGGTGCTGGAACGTAAATATTTTGCCGCTATGGCCTATACGCTGAATCCTGCCGATTATCCGCCAGGTTTGTATAAAGTGGACGGCGTACAGCTGCCGTTCGAGGTTCATTATGTGAATGGAATTATGGCCTGGGGCAAGCTGGGACAAGAACCGGATGCCAGCTTCCCGATTTCCATGCTGGCCCGTCTCTCCTAG
- a CDS encoding cell wall hydrolase, whose translation MAVVKARDQDVALLARLLRAEAEGEGEQGMLLVGNVGINRIRADCSDFKAIRTIPQMIYQPHAFEATIHGYFYQKARDREKRLARRSINGERYWPAKFSLWYFRPPGDCPPTWYDQPFVGRYKKHCFYQPTGEECENVYNTF comes from the coding sequence ATGGCTGTAGTAAAGGCCAGGGATCAAGATGTTGCGCTCTTAGCCAGATTACTTAGAGCTGAAGCGGAAGGGGAAGGCGAGCAGGGTATGCTGCTGGTCGGGAACGTAGGGATTAATCGAATCCGGGCCGATTGCTCCGATTTTAAAGCAATTCGCACCATCCCTCAAATGATCTATCAGCCCCACGCATTTGAGGCTACGATACACGGGTATTTTTATCAGAAAGCCAGGGATCGGGAAAAACGTCTGGCCCGGAGATCTATTAATGGCGAAAGATACTGGCCGGCCAAATTCAGCTTATGGTATTTCAGACCACCCGGAGATTGTCCTCCAACGTGGTACGATCAGCCCTTTGTGGGACGTTACAAGAAGCATTGCTTTTACCAGCCTACGGGTGAAGAATGCGAAAATGTATATAACACGTTCTAA
- a CDS encoding phosphatidylglycerophosphatase A, whose product MKRQVHSNEVKAAVYQKLEERGVTIEDIALIVREMQLPYDPGLTLQSCTESVHAVLQKRELQHAILVGIELDVLAEKGLLSEPLLSIVRSDEGLFGCDETLALGSVFGYGSIAVTTFGHLDKHKIGIIQRLDTKAGFGVHTFLDDLVASIAASASSRIAHHKRDADERENVVPYVPKADSEEQVS is encoded by the coding sequence ATGAAACGTCAGGTTCACAGCAATGAAGTCAAGGCCGCGGTATACCAAAAGCTGGAGGAACGCGGAGTCACAATTGAGGATATAGCCCTGATCGTGAGAGAAATGCAGCTGCCTTATGATCCCGGCTTAACGCTGCAGAGTTGTACAGAATCAGTACATGCAGTATTGCAAAAGCGCGAGCTGCAGCATGCGATCTTGGTCGGCATCGAGCTGGACGTACTGGCGGAGAAAGGGCTACTGAGTGAACCGCTTTTGTCCATTGTCCGATCCGATGAAGGTTTGTTCGGTTGTGATGAAACGCTTGCACTCGGCTCCGTTTTCGGCTATGGGAGCATTGCCGTCACCACCTTCGGGCATCTGGACAAGCATAAGATCGGCATTATTCAGCGGCTGGATACTAAAGCGGGCTTCGGTGTTCATACGTTCCTGGATGATCTTGTGGCGAGTATTGCTGCATCCGCATCAAGCCGGATCGCCCATCATAAGCGCGATGCTGATGAGCGGGAAAACGTTGTGCCTTATGTGCCCAAAGCTGATTCGGAAGAGCAGGTTAGTTAA
- a CDS encoding VOC family protein, translating into MARRKVEHVGVMVKDIDASVQFYKEVVGLELKDTLDHSNGVIKLAFLGFGQAGETELELIQGYNDGLPQEGKVHHLAFTVDDIEEEWARIGEMDVRLIDQEITTLPNGSRYFFFYGPDGEWIEFFESTRST; encoded by the coding sequence TTGGCACGAAGAAAGGTGGAGCATGTCGGTGTCATGGTGAAGGACATCGACGCTTCGGTACAATTTTATAAGGAAGTGGTCGGGCTCGAGCTGAAGGATACGCTTGATCATTCGAACGGTGTGATCAAGCTTGCTTTTCTGGGCTTCGGGCAGGCCGGCGAGACAGAGCTGGAGCTGATTCAAGGCTACAACGACGGTCTTCCGCAAGAGGGTAAGGTGCACCACTTGGCATTCACTGTGGATGATATTGAAGAAGAGTGGGCCCGGATCGGTGAGATGGACGTTCGGCTCATCGATCAAGAAATTACTACACTGCCTAATGGATCCAGGTATTTTTTCTTCTACGGACCGGACGGCGAATGGATCGAGTTTTTCGAGTCCACCCGCTCAACCTGA
- a CDS encoding spore germination protein GerPB has protein sequence MQLTIHQNIVIHQLKIGAVTNSSVLQIGTAGTIRSLANLYNTGGFTGPAPELGGTPAAPSTVPFVPLPAPSR, from the coding sequence ATGCAGTTAACCATTCATCAGAATATCGTCATACATCAACTTAAAATCGGCGCAGTGACGAATTCGTCCGTCCTCCAGATCGGTACGGCCGGGACGATCCGCTCCTTGGCGAATTTGTATAATACGGGAGGGTTCACCGGACCTGCTCCTGAATTGGGGGGGACGCCCGCCGCTCCTTCGACCGTGCCTTTCGTGCCGCTTCCTGCACCATCCAGATAA
- a CDS encoding spore germination protein GerPE → MALPVRTSVVNRVMIYSIGYASFFNVGDIGDFSPVTFALAVQREIPVFYGNEGNLRSYPLFTSPIPLPKGESGARMTVNHAVPVIRVNDVEVLAVSTSSIVQIGSIKSIRAESRIKHIRQLLRGLPPR, encoded by the coding sequence ATGGCACTCCCGGTTCGAACCTCCGTCGTGAATCGAGTCATGATTTACAGTATCGGCTATGCGTCCTTCTTTAATGTAGGCGATATTGGTGATTTCTCGCCGGTGACGTTCGCTTTAGCTGTCCAACGGGAGATTCCCGTATTCTACGGTAATGAGGGGAATTTAAGATCGTACCCGCTGTTTACGAGTCCGATCCCGCTCCCGAAGGGAGAAAGTGGGGCACGCATGACGGTAAATCACGCCGTTCCGGTCATACGGGTCAATGACGTTGAGGTACTGGCTGTTTCCACATCCTCTATAGTGCAGATCGGTTCCATCAAGTCCATACGGGCAGAATCTCGTATTAAGCATATTCGGCAGCTGCTCCGCGGTCTGCCGCCCAGGTAG
- a CDS encoding spore germination protein — MPAIVGVIKIVNVGTGSVVHIGDAIQLAPKTVAKTFAGAGSFNTGDHIRTFNMVNSTNTYDNDVADSNVISADKAGVI; from the coding sequence ATGCCGGCCATCGTGGGTGTAATTAAGATTGTGAATGTAGGTACAGGCTCCGTTGTACACATCGGCGACGCAATTCAATTGGCTCCCAAAACGGTAGCCAAAACGTTCGCGGGGGCGGGCTCTTTTAATACCGGAGATCATATTAGAACCTTCAACATGGTAAACTCCACTAATACCTACGATAATGACGTAGCCGATTCCAACGTGATTTCGGCGGATAAGGCAGGTGTCATCTGA
- the bluB gene encoding 5,6-dimethylbenzimidazole synthase, with protein sequence MFNEMEKEALYKIIYTRRDIRTFLSDPIPDEMIMRLLQAAHHGPSVGFMQPWNFILVSSKEVKEQLAWAADKERRALAIHYEDERQDQFLSLKIEGIKEAPLTICITCDPTRGGSHVLGRNSIPETDIMSTACAIQNMWLAACAEGLAMGWVSFYKKNDIRDILEIPPHIDPIALISIGYTDQYPSKPILESSNWEKRRTLPDLIFSEAWGKPSKYT encoded by the coding sequence ATGTTTAATGAAATGGAAAAAGAAGCTCTGTACAAAATTATTTATACAAGAAGGGATATTCGAACATTTTTATCCGATCCGATACCGGATGAAATGATTATGAGACTGTTGCAAGCAGCACACCACGGTCCCTCGGTAGGGTTCATGCAGCCCTGGAATTTTATACTCGTTTCATCCAAAGAGGTTAAAGAACAACTGGCTTGGGCAGCAGACAAAGAACGACGCGCTTTAGCCATTCATTATGAAGATGAACGACAAGACCAGTTCTTGAGTCTTAAAATTGAGGGGATTAAGGAAGCTCCGCTGACGATCTGCATAACGTGTGATCCCACACGGGGCGGCTCCCATGTATTGGGGCGTAATTCGATTCCCGAAACCGATATCATGTCAACGGCTTGCGCCATTCAAAATATGTGGCTGGCAGCTTGTGCCGAAGGTTTGGCCATGGGCTGGGTTAGCTTTTATAAAAAGAATGACATCCGAGATATCTTGGAAATCCCGCCTCATATCGATCCGATCGCGCTGATATCGATTGGATATACGGATCAATATCCATCCAAACCTATTTTAGAATCCTCGAATTGGGAAAAAAGAAGAACCCTCCCGGATCTGATCTTTAGCGAAGCTTGGGGAAAGCCAAGCAAATATACCTGA
- a CDS encoding Hsp20/alpha crystallin family protein gives MDGSKNNKNFFDMNWKNFEQFFGGKMPFAGPSNLGKDGEPMAWVENYVKDVMKQALPNMDSPSLKHHFHSEVFDTHNNVIVKVHVPEKAQARKLRALLNVSQIRLEGLPDNNIQTIRLASPVVPGSCKAVYRNGILQFHMRKQSHENPYQEIDIRFT, from the coding sequence ATGGACGGAAGCAAAAACAATAAAAACTTCTTTGATATGAATTGGAAAAATTTCGAGCAATTTTTTGGAGGCAAGATGCCTTTTGCCGGGCCGTCGAACCTTGGGAAGGATGGCGAACCGATGGCTTGGGTTGAAAACTATGTGAAGGATGTCATGAAGCAAGCGCTGCCCAACATGGATTCTCCATCGCTCAAGCATCATTTTCACTCCGAGGTATTTGACACTCACAACAATGTCATTGTTAAGGTGCATGTCCCGGAAAAAGCGCAAGCACGCAAGCTGAGAGCCCTGCTGAACGTGAGTCAAATCCGGTTAGAGGGGCTGCCGGACAATAATATCCAGACGATCCGACTAGCCAGCCCCGTCGTTCCTGGAAGCTGCAAAGCAGTCTACCGTAACGGCATTCTGCAGTTCCATATGCGAAAGCAAAGCCACGAGAACCCGTATCAAGAGATCGATATCCGGTTTACGTAA
- the gerPC gene encoding spore germination protein GerPC, translating to MNSSYSESYFQQLNEYLRWQTERIRYLESRIELITQELESLKRQRGVTIERIEYKFDQLKVETLEGTLNLGLSPSGLGAQSLDDATVGGKVIGTNTARSESFARVQRQVYDYLRQSCPEELAGLESEYGIELGRDFADFVVGDLQGQAAQRIEYYLDTMVDPKQPILTQEQELRITDKVIGDIRLAMEQYVIKMNQQGGAADDSKGRK from the coding sequence ATGAATTCATCCTACTCCGAATCTTACTTTCAACAATTGAACGAATATTTGAGGTGGCAGACGGAACGCATCCGTTATTTGGAGAGCCGTATCGAGCTTATTACGCAGGAGCTGGAATCGCTCAAGAGGCAGCGAGGAGTAACCATTGAGAGGATCGAGTACAAATTCGACCAATTAAAAGTGGAAACCCTGGAAGGCACATTAAACTTAGGCTTGTCCCCGTCCGGTCTTGGAGCTCAGTCATTAGATGACGCTACGGTAGGAGGCAAAGTCATCGGAACTAATACAGCTCGGTCGGAATCCTTTGCCCGCGTACAGAGACAGGTCTATGATTATTTGCGGCAGTCCTGCCCTGAAGAGCTTGCCGGCCTGGAATCAGAGTATGGTATAGAGCTCGGACGAGATTTTGCGGACTTTGTGGTCGGGGATTTACAGGGGCAAGCCGCGCAGCGGATCGAGTACTACTTGGATACGATGGTGGACCCGAAGCAGCCCATCCTGACGCAGGAGCAAGAGCTAAGGATCACCGACAAAGTGATTGGAGATATCCGGCTCGCAATGGAGCAATATGTCATAAAGATGAATCAACAAGGAGGTGCTGCGGATGATTCTAAAGGTAGAAAATAA
- a CDS encoding phosphatidylinositol-specific phospholipase C/glycerophosphodiester phosphodiesterase family protein, which translates to MLTLSRWKDWTAGCIVLICLLLVPGGVTHAQGTWTDYRLIAHGLGEISSVSVTNSYEAFITNYNRGHRVFEADLILTQDDQLVARHDWSDYLSTLLKQPTAQNRKDQPMTLQAFQNTKILNEFKPLSYEDLVLLLKQYPDSYLITDTKETDPRLIEKQFQQILEITRSVDPEILKRVVPELYSPEMIKQVQQMHRFPSYIFSLYLSGLPENRVVDFVKKNNVPAIAMPFERANESYIRKLNQAGALVYVHTTNDQAELVKFDRIGVYGFYTDRLDYHQAGLPAPKAPAIETKFAVKPDMQVQDVSSSRPDSGIVEQWISKLIQFLKTS; encoded by the coding sequence TTGCTTACTTTATCCCGATGGAAAGACTGGACAGCAGGCTGTATCGTCCTGATCTGTCTTCTGCTTGTTCCTGGCGGAGTGACACACGCACAAGGTACTTGGACGGATTATCGCCTGATCGCTCACGGGCTGGGCGAAATATCTTCCGTGTCCGTGACCAATTCGTATGAAGCCTTCATAACCAACTATAACAGGGGGCACCGTGTATTCGAAGCCGATTTAATTCTGACGCAGGATGACCAGCTGGTGGCACGTCACGATTGGTCTGATTATTTATCTACCCTATTGAAGCAGCCGACAGCCCAGAATAGAAAAGATCAGCCGATGACACTTCAAGCCTTCCAAAATACCAAAATATTAAATGAATTCAAACCTTTATCCTATGAGGACTTGGTGCTGCTGCTCAAACAGTATCCCGACTCTTACCTCATCACCGACACCAAGGAAACAGATCCACGTCTGATAGAGAAACAATTCCAGCAAATCTTGGAGATCACTCGCTCCGTGGATCCTGAGATCTTGAAACGGGTCGTGCCGGAGCTGTATTCCCCGGAGATGATCAAACAAGTGCAGCAGATGCATCGTTTTCCCTCTTACATTTTCTCGTTATATTTGTCCGGCTTGCCAGAGAATCGGGTTGTTGATTTTGTAAAAAAGAACAACGTTCCGGCCATAGCAATGCCGTTCGAAAGAGCGAATGAAAGTTATATTCGCAAACTAAACCAAGCGGGTGCCTTAGTGTACGTGCATACGACGAACGATCAGGCTGAGCTGGTCAAATTCGACCGAATTGGAGTGTACGGCTTCTACACAGATCGGCTCGATTATCATCAAGCCGGCTTACCTGCACCGAAAGCGCCAGCCATCGAAACAAAGTTCGCGGTAAAACCAGATATGCAGGTTCAAGACGTTAGCTCGTCCCGACCGGACTCTGGAATTGTCGAGCAGTGGATTTCCAAACTAATCCAGTTTCTTAAGACGTCTTAA
- a CDS encoding thermonuclease family protein: MKKWSRMSALVLTAAIMISGCGNSQAASTSAASAPVENKMLFTAKVTRVVDGDTIKIEMEGKEETVRMIMVDTPETVHPSKPMQPFGPEASALAKETLEGKEVRLELDVSERDRYGRILAYVYVNDRMFNEVLLEKGLARVSVFPPDVKHADRFREIQKEAQKAKLGIWSIEDYVSDKGYDDSTAPVPTKPKASQNEDVYYAKCAEVRAAGKAPLHRGDPGYRSGLDRDGDGIACE; the protein is encoded by the coding sequence TTGAAAAAATGGTCCAGAATGTCAGCCTTGGTGTTAACAGCAGCGATTATGATTTCAGGTTGTGGCAATTCACAGGCCGCCTCAACTTCTGCCGCGTCTGCGCCAGTTGAGAACAAGATGCTCTTCACCGCAAAAGTGACAAGGGTCGTCGATGGAGACACGATCAAAATTGAGATGGAGGGCAAGGAGGAAACCGTCCGTATGATTATGGTAGATACGCCAGAAACCGTCCATCCTAGCAAGCCAATGCAGCCGTTCGGCCCCGAAGCGTCTGCCCTCGCCAAGGAAACGCTGGAAGGCAAGGAAGTCAGGCTGGAGCTCGATGTCTCTGAGCGAGATCGATACGGACGTATTCTCGCCTATGTCTATGTGAATGATAGAATGTTCAATGAAGTGCTGCTGGAAAAAGGATTAGCAAGGGTTTCTGTGTTCCCGCCGGACGTCAAGCATGCCGATCGCTTCAGGGAAATCCAAAAGGAAGCTCAGAAGGCTAAGCTCGGCATTTGGAGTATCGAAGATTATGTCTCAGATAAAGGATATGACGACAGTACGGCACCCGTACCAACCAAGCCGAAAGCATCGCAGAACGAGGATGTCTATTATGCGAAGTGCGCTGAGGTGCGGGCTGCCGGAAAAGCTCCGCTTCATCGTGGGGACCCGGGCTATCGCAGCGGTTTGGACCGGGATGGCGATGGGATAGCCTGTGAATAA
- a CDS encoding DUF2905 domain-containing protein, with protein MDSIPKLLIWGGVVMIVVGLLWSVGGKFLNLGRLPGDIVVEKENVKFYFPIVTCIVISVVLSLGMYLIRWFTK; from the coding sequence ATGGATTCAATTCCCAAGTTATTGATCTGGGGCGGAGTGGTCATGATTGTGGTCGGGCTGCTCTGGTCCGTAGGCGGCAAATTTTTGAATCTCGGCCGGCTTCCCGGCGACATTGTCGTGGAGAAGGAGAATGTGAAATTTTATTTCCCGATCGTCACATGCATTGTGATCAGTGTCGTATTATCCCTCGGGATGTATTTGATCCGTTGGTTTACGAAATAA
- a CDS encoding ATP-binding protein, whose translation MNGSLVFLIYAGFVCASSLYFQQTESPLLLIGLTLSYILSHVASKFIPIPQAIQLTLLVLFHIISATDWSLPLYLLHMGIIFYKVPSLVSALSYNVGIMLAFSFSVMTYSTMTLYTIADTIFKAASCLLMAFLFRKYMHAIEQQKQRLTNEKMHLSTHDSLTGLCNFQEFHRQMGIFMDQKESIILVLIDCKNLKSLNTTNGFQGVNKILKQAADLLCIMFPDASLVARYGGDEFAIVIEPTDMKRTIHTVTQLLASEFPKLTGIEINFGLACYPEDGMHKDDLILVAEHNLYLMKRESWLKREEHMLRSEKLRVVGELASGMAHEIRNPLTTVKGFLQLSRAGNYNVEPWYDLIMDEINRMSMLTAEFLQFSKPHVTQFKIQSIDGCITRVISLLDSEVTRLGHQIYFEDEGQEACMLMDQDKMLQLLLNLVKNALEAMPEQGMVHLRLYLQNQNAVIEVTDTGKGIPESELDQIFIPFYTTKESGTGLGLSICHKIVQDHDGTIEVESVPDMGTKFTITLPTVTAPEAAERQVTPNRSRISV comes from the coding sequence ATGAACGGTAGCCTGGTCTTCCTCATTTATGCTGGTTTTGTCTGCGCTTCCTCCCTTTACTTCCAGCAAACCGAAAGTCCACTTCTGCTCATTGGCCTAACCTTAAGCTATATCCTGTCCCATGTGGCAAGCAAATTCATCCCCATACCTCAGGCCATTCAACTGACGCTTCTGGTCCTGTTCCATATCATTAGCGCGACGGATTGGAGCTTGCCCCTTTATTTACTGCATATGGGCATCATTTTTTATAAGGTACCTTCTCTTGTATCGGCCTTATCCTACAATGTAGGCATCATGTTGGCCTTTTCCTTTTCCGTAATGACCTACAGCACCATGACATTGTATACGATAGCCGATACCATCTTTAAAGCGGCCAGTTGCTTACTAATGGCCTTCCTCTTCCGAAAGTATATGCACGCTATAGAACAGCAAAAGCAACGATTGACGAACGAAAAAATGCACTTGAGTACCCATGATTCTCTCACGGGACTGTGCAACTTCCAGGAATTCCACAGACAAATGGGCATTTTTATGGATCAAAAGGAATCCATTATTCTTGTATTGATCGATTGCAAAAATTTGAAATCTCTTAACACGACGAACGGCTTTCAGGGTGTAAACAAAATACTAAAGCAAGCAGCCGATCTGCTCTGTATTATGTTTCCGGATGCCTCCCTTGTTGCCCGTTACGGCGGTGATGAATTCGCCATCGTCATCGAACCTACCGACATGAAGCGAACGATCCATACGGTTACCCAACTTCTCGCTTCCGAATTCCCCAAGCTGACGGGCATCGAAATCAACTTTGGGCTGGCCTGCTATCCTGAAGACGGAATGCATAAAGACGATTTGATCTTGGTGGCGGAGCATAATTTATACTTAATGAAAAGGGAAAGCTGGCTGAAGCGGGAGGAGCATATGCTGCGTTCCGAGAAGCTGCGCGTTGTCGGTGAGCTGGCTTCCGGCATGGCGCACGAAATTCGCAATCCGCTGACGACGGTCAAAGGATTTCTGCAGCTGTCCAGAGCGGGGAATTACAATGTGGAGCCTTGGTACGACCTGATTATGGACGAAATTAACCGGATGAGCATGCTGACCGCCGAATTTCTGCAATTCTCGAAGCCGCATGTCACCCAGTTCAAAATCCAGTCCATTGATGGCTGCATTACCCGCGTCATTTCTCTGCTCGATTCGGAGGTAACGCGCTTGGGTCACCAAATCTACTTTGAAGACGAAGGACAAGAAGCCTGTATGCTGATGGACCAAGACAAAATGCTGCAGCTGCTGCTTAACCTTGTCAAAAATGCCCTCGAGGCCATGCCTGAGCAAGGAATGGTACATTTACGGCTTTACCTGCAGAACCAAAATGCCGTCATCGAGGTGACCGATACGGGCAAAGGCATACCGGAGTCGGAACTTGATCAAATCTTCATTCCGTTCTACACCACCAAAGAGTCTGGAACCGGACTCGGATTATCTATCTGTCACAAAATCGTACAGGACCACGATGGAACAATTGAAGTGGAAAGTGTCCCGGATATGGGAACCAAATTCACCATCACACTGCCTACGGTAACTGCGCCAGAAGCTGCGGAACGACAGGTCACACCAAACCGGTCAAGGATTTCCGTATAA